TCAGCCAGGCGACCGCGCCGCCGACGCCGGCGCTGGTCCAGTGGCCTCCGGCGACCTTGGCGAAGGCGAACGCGAAGACGCCGTTGACGAGGAACCAGGCGCCGAAGACCCGGATCAGCAGGCCGCTGGAGGCCCCGGGGACGCCCGTCGCGACCGCCATCGCGAGCAGCAGGAAGAAGGCCAGAAAGCCGAGCGTGATGGCGTACCCGAAGAGCTTGTACAGCGAGAAGCGACCGCCGGTCTCCTTGCCGACGAGCGACTCCTTGGGCGGGAGCCGCTCGGGGTGGGCGAGGTACTCCTCGATTCCCTCGCGGTGACCGGCACCGACGATGGCCACGACCTCGTGGCCGGCCTCCCGGAGGGAGACGAGTTCGTGGGCGATGTAGGCGTCGCGCTCGTCGATCAGGGCCTCGGCCCCGCCCGGGGAGAAGCGCCGGAACTCCTCCATCATCGCCGTGACCACGTCCGCGTCGGTCAGGTCCGACATGTCGAGTTCCTCTTCCTCCTCCTCGGGCGCGTAACGACGGATCAGCACGGCCAGGGGGACGGCGAACAGGAGCGTCAGCGCGCCGACGAGCAGCGCCCCGTCCGCGACTGCGACGCCGAGACCGCCGAGCGCCCCGCTACCGGGGAGGGCGCCGCTCGACCACGCGCCCGGCGAGAGCAGGACGGGCCCGGCGAAGGCCTCGATCATCATGCCAGCGACGGCCGAGAAGCCCAGGCTCAGGCCCGTCGCGACGGCCAGCGGATCGCCGAGGCCGGCGAAGAGGCTCAGGAACATGGTGAACTTCTCCCTGAGGCTCAGCCGCGCCCAGAACCGCTGGATGGTCATCTGGATGTCGCGGTCGACGAGCGCGACGCCCAGGCCCAGTTCCTCGGCCGTCTCGACGGCTGCCAGCATGTCCGCGCCGGGCGACACGTCGAACTGCTCGCCGAGCCTGGTCTGGACGTACGAGAGCATCCAGTAAGCCAGGAACTGGAAGACGGTGTTCCCGCGAAGCAGGTCGCCCGCGTCGAGGTCCTCCGGCGTCTCCCCCTTCATCTGCCGGTACCGTCCCTCGTCGAGCTCCACGGCGACCACGTCCGGGCGGCGCTGTTCGATGGTCCGTTCGACTTCCTCGACGCTGTCCTCCGAGACGTGTGCGGTGCCGACGACCGTGACGCTGCCCCCGCCCTCGCCGTCGGGAGGAGCGTCGGTCGACTCGACGCGGTCGGTCATCACCCTCGCTTCACGGCGGTGGTTGTTATGCGTATCGTCATAGCATGCTAACGTGTTACATTCATACGATACGCTCCGAGCGGCGTCGCCCCCACCCCGTTCTCGCTCGCACCGTCGCTTCACCGGGTCGAACGCCGGAATCCGGCGATACGTGCACTTACCTTCGGGTAACCTTCTTTCAAAAATCTCAGAAAAACTGATATGTACGTAGACGAACCATCCGATGGGATCAATGCACGACCTGACTGGCTTCCAGCGGGACCTGCTGTACGTCATCGCGGGGCTGGACGAACCCCACGGGCTGGCGATCAAGGAGGAGCTGGAGAAGTACTACGAGAGCGAAGTGAACCACGGCCGGCTGTATCCGAACCTCGACACGCTCGTCGACAAGGGGATGGTGGAGAAGGGACAGCGCGACCGCCGGACGAACGTCTACACCCTGACCCGCCGCGGCGAGCGCGAACTGAACGCCCGGCAGGACTGGGAAAAGCAGTACGTCACGGCCTGAGACAGCGTCGTTCCGGCCGCGTCAGCCTCCTGGGGTGGGGACGCGCTCGAACGATAGACCGCTGACACTCCGGGACCGTCCCGGTACACTCATTTCCCGTCCACGGCTAGGCGCGCCCATGCCGACCGTGTTGGAGACGCGTCTCGAGAACCGCTGGATGGTCCAGCCCAACCACGCCAACCACCTGGGGACGACTCACGGGGGGAACGTCCTCAAGTGGATGGACGAGCTGGGAGCGCTGTCCGCGATGCGCTTCGCCGGCGAGCAGTGCGTCACGGCGCGGATGGATCAGGTCAACTTCAAGCGGCCGATTCCGGTCGGGGACACGGCCGTCGTCGAGGCGTACGTCTACGACGCCGGGGAGTCCAGCGTCCGCGTCCGGCTGGTCGCCTACCGCGAGGACCCCGAGACCGGGGAGCGCGAGCGCACGACCGAGTCCCACTCCGTCTACGTCGCCGTCGACGAGAACCTCTCGCCGACCGCCGTCCCCGACCTGACCGTCGACTCCGAGCGCGGCGGTGAGCTCCGTGAGGCCGCGCTCTCGGACGCGAAGGCCGACGTCGAGCTCTGACTCGACCGCGCTCCGATCCCCATCGAGAGGCCCGACGCTTATCGCCGTCCGCCGCCAATCGTCCCTATGACACTCGACGTAGAGACGCCGGACCCGCCGGAACTGGACCCCGACGGCGACGACGCGGGCGACTACCGGCGCGAGGAACTGTCCGACTCCCTCCGCGATGGCGCCTGGGACCGGGCGTTCGACGACTGGCGCGACCGCACCGACCTCGACGCGGCGGCGTTCGGCGTCGTCGCGGACCTGGACATGATCGACGGGTTCGACTTCTTCTGGGACGAGTTCGTCGGCCGCGTCGGTTTCCACGCGCCGGGCCTGCCCGAGGACTGGCGCGAGCGCGACCTCCACCCGGACCTGAACTCGTGGGAGACCGCCTCGACGATCAACGCGGACATGGCCGATCTCGGCCGGACCGTCGCAGACCTGCTCACCGAGGAGTACGTCGACTGGGAGGGCGACGACGCCGTCGGCGAGGACCTCCCCGACTTCGAGTGATCGCTCCCCGCCGGCGCCCGCGGCCGCACCGCGTCGCCAGTCGGCGGCCCGCTCGCGGCGCCGCCGGGACCGGCACGCTGATTACTCGGGGGTCCCTTCGGCCGCACATGACGGACGTCGTTCCCCCCGGAGAGCGCATCTGCGAGCGGTGTGGTAGACACGACGAGTGGGACGATGACCGCGGCGCGTGGACCATCGTCACCGATGACGGCGAGCGGCAGTCAGGTGATCCCTTCTGCCTCCACGAGTGGGACATCAACGGCAACTACAGTCCCCTCGCCGAGTGACGAGTCAGAAGGAACACACTTGTGGCTGGTTGGAGTGTGTCCGCGCATGCCACGGTGCAAGCTGTGCGGGGCGACCCTTCCCGGCGCACGCTCGCGGACCCGCTGCTCGTGCGGCTGGCGACTCGACGACCGCTGTCACGAGGCCCACGGCGACTGGTGTCCCGACGGCGGACGGGACGCCTGGATCGGCGCCGTCGAGTTCTGAC
This genomic interval from Halomicrobium urmianum contains the following:
- a CDS encoding HEWD family protein, with protein sequence MTDVVPPGERICERCGRHDEWDDDRGAWTIVTDDGERQSGDPFCLHEWDINGNYSPLAE
- a CDS encoding acyl-CoA thioesterase, which gives rise to MPTVLETRLENRWMVQPNHANHLGTTHGGNVLKWMDELGALSAMRFAGEQCVTARMDQVNFKRPIPVGDTAVVEAYVYDAGESSVRVRLVAYREDPETGERERTTESHSVYVAVDENLSPTAVPDLTVDSERGGELREAALSDAKADVEL
- a CDS encoding TraB/GumN family protein: MTDRVESTDAPPDGEGGGSVTVVGTAHVSEDSVEEVERTIEQRRPDVVAVELDEGRYRQMKGETPEDLDAGDLLRGNTVFQFLAYWMLSYVQTRLGEQFDVSPGADMLAAVETAEELGLGVALVDRDIQMTIQRFWARLSLREKFTMFLSLFAGLGDPLAVATGLSLGFSAVAGMMIEAFAGPVLLSPGAWSSGALPGSGALGGLGVAVADGALLVGALTLLFAVPLAVLIRRYAPEEEEEELDMSDLTDADVVTAMMEEFRRFSPGGAEALIDERDAYIAHELVSLREAGHEVVAIVGAGHREGIEEYLAHPERLPPKESLVGKETGGRFSLYKLFGYAITLGFLAFFLLLAMAVATGVPGASSGLLIRVFGAWFLVNGVFAFAFAKVAGGHWTSAGVGGAVAWLTSVNPLLAPGWFAGYVELRYLDVNVGDIATLNRILEDEESPLADLVARMREVPLFRLMLVVAMTNVASMIASALFAAIVLPSLAADVGGIEGITRLMLQGARNSAELLWGVLT
- a CDS encoding PadR family transcriptional regulator, which gives rise to MHDLTGFQRDLLYVIAGLDEPHGLAIKEELEKYYESEVNHGRLYPNLDTLVDKGMVEKGQRDRRTNVYTLTRRGERELNARQDWEKQYVTA